The genomic window GCCCAGGCGAAGATGAAACACAGGGCGATCCCCATGGAAACGACCGCCTTCTCGATGTGAATCCTCCTGGACAGTTCCATGAAGGGCCGGAAGAGGAAGCTCCCCACCAGAAAAGTGACCCCGAAATAGAGGACCACCTTCGCGATCACCCAGAGGATGTGCTCCCCCCCTCCATAGATGGCGAACGAAAAGGTGAGGAGGAGGAACCCGATCACGTCGTCGATCACCGCGGCGGAAAGGATGGTGGTCCCCTCGGGAGAACGGAGACGTTTGAGATCGATGAGGGCCATCACCGTCACACTCACGCTCGTGGCCGTGAGCATGGTCCCCATCACCGCCGCCTTCGCCGAGGAAGCCCCGTAGGCGAATTCGAGCCCCATGCCGGCCAGGAAAGGGAGCAACACCCCCCCCAGGGCCACGAGCACGGAGATCCTTCCCTGCTGGCGCATCTGATCGAGATCGGTCTCGAGTCCTGCGGCGAAAAGCAGGAAGATCACACCGAGCCTCGCCAACCACTGTATGGCCACATCGGCTTCCAGGAGGTGGAGCCCCGAGGGACCGAGGAGGAGACCCGCGAGGAGCATGCCGAGAACAGGAGGGAGTTTGAGCCTCACGAAGAGAGCCGATCCGTACTTCGCGAGCACCAGGATCACGGCGAGGTGGACCAGGACGTGTTCGTGGATCATCCGCGTATACTCCCCACTCGTTTCCCCTATCGTAAAAGAAAAGGGCGGGGAAAGTGAAGGAGGCAAAAAAAAACCTGCCAGGCGTACCGTACACACGGGAGCAGCTCCTACCGCTGCTTCCTCCCGGACCTGACGGGGTTCGGAGCGCTCACGTCATACAGGGCCTGACAGGTAGGCGGAGAGAGGGGGATTCGAACCCCCGGTACCCGGTTAGGGTACACACGCTTTCCAAGCGTGCACCTTCGGCCACTCGGTCATCTCTCCACGGATACTCACTATACCCAACTTGCAGGGGAAGATCAAGGAGAGAGTATACGAGGAGTCCACAGGAAATTCCCTCGATGTATCCCCGCTTTCCCCAAGTTTTCCACACGGTGAGAAAAAAACGGCTGCCTCACGGCAGCCGGTCCGGAGAGGGAGGGATTCGAACCCTCGGTACCGCAGCGCGGTACAACGGATTTCGAGTCCGCCCGATTCAACCACTCTCGCACCTCTCCAGATCAAAAAGACATATGTGCCCAAGAGGACTCGAACCTCTGACCTTTAGATCCGCAATCTAACGCTCTATCCAGCTGAGCTATGGGCACATATGTGAAACGATAGGCGGAGAGGGAGGGATTCGAACCCTCGGTACCCGGTTAAGGGTACAACTCCTTAGCAGGGAGCCCGATTCGACCACTCTCGCACCTCTCCACATTTTCCCACAACCGGAGAGGGTGGGATTCGAACCCACGGAGCCTTACGGCTCAACGGTTTTCAAGACCGCCTCCTTAAACCGCTCGGACACCTCTCCTTGACGTGGTATATAACTATAGTGAATCGTCCCCACCTTGTCAACATGCCCCATCGAAACAGGACAACATCTAAAACCTTATTATGTCTTGAAATGTATATCTCATCCCCAGCGAGAGATACGGCGTCTCCTGCCAGACTCCCACGAGCTCGAGGGAGATGTTCCGCCACATGAGGGCCGCTTCACCGACCACCCCGGAAAAGAGCCCCTGGTTGTGGTGGAAGCGGAATCCTCCTCCCAGATCGAGAGCGAGCACTTCCCAGATCTGGAATCGGACTCCCAAGGAAGATTGGATCCAGAGTGGACTCATCTCGTAGAAGGGGAGCAGCGGATAGAGTCCCACGCGGGCCCTCGCATAGCTTCCGAACCAGGAGGAGAGCCCTACCTCGAGGTCGCCACCGAAGTCCAGAGAAGAAAAGGCGATCGGCACCAGGGAGCGAGCATTTTCTTCGATGAATGGGAAATACGCGAGAGAGGAGGAGAGCCCCATCCACAGGTCGAGGCTCCTCACGGGCTCACCCCCCCACAACACCCCTCCACAGAGGAGGGAAAGGACCAACCACCGTCTCATACCCTTAACTATACTCCTTTTTCCCCACCGGTTCCACGCCCGTATCATCTCACCTCGCGAAGCGCCTCGGCGATCACCAACCGAGAGGCCCGGCGAGACGGGAGCACGGCGGCCACCCACGAAAGGAGGGAGGTGAATCCCCCTGCGATGAGGAAATCATACCACCTGTAGTCCCCATAGAAGCGGGTACCAAACGGCATGGGAAGATCCGAGGGGAGATACTTCGAGACGTCGAGCCCCTGTGTGCTGAGATACCAGACCGCCCCCGCACTCAGGATCCATCCCAGGATCGTCCCTCCAACCGCAAGCACCGACGCCTCCGACAGGATCATGCCCCGCAGGGTAGCCCTCCTCATACCCATGGCCCTGAGCGTGGCGAACTCCCGCGTCCGTTCATAGACCGACATGGAAAACGAATTGAGGATATTCGCCCCTGTGAGTATGAAGAGGATCGCAAGGAACACCACAAAGGATCCGGAATCCGCCTGTACCGCGGCCACGAGGGCCTTGGCGAACTCCTCCCATCGATAGGCACGGTAGGGACTCCCCTCCAGGGCAGAGGAGACGAGCAGGAGCCCCTTCTCGACCGGAAGTGGAGGCTCGAGGCGGATCACCAGGTGCGTGACGCCGTCCCCCATATCCAGGAGTCGCTGGAGGCTCTCGAGATCCATGAAGGCCATGTTCCTGTCCATCACCGGATACCCGAAGGAGAACAGCCCCTGCACCGGAAACACGTCCACGTTCTCCACGCCATAACGGTCCATCACCCTCACCGCGATGGGATCCCCCACACCCACACCGAGTCGGTCCGCAAGCTCCTTTCCCAGAAGGAGACCGGACCGGCCCACAAGGAAGGCCCCCTCCACCACTGCCCCCTCTATGGTGGTGAGGCGGGCCTCCTCCGGGGGATCTATCCCCCTCAGGCGCACGTACACCTGCCTCCCCCTCCATGAGAGCCGGGCGGGGACTTCGATCCTCCCCGCCGCCACCGCCACTCCGGGGAGAGAGGCGAGGCGTGCCCTCCACCCGCGGTAGTCCTCGATCGAATACTCCAGGGGGGTACGCACCTCCTCCTCCAGGAAGTCGGGATGGTAGACCTGGATGTGTCCGGTGTCGAAATCGATGATATTCCTGTACACGGTGGTGAAGTAGCCCCTCACCCACCCCATCCCGAAGATGAGAAGGGCGGTCCCAATGGAGAGCCCGAGGAGCATGAGGATGCTCCTCCTCCTGTTTCGAAGCACATTACGGTAGCCGAGCCACATGAGGTACATGATTCCCCTCCTATACGTGCGTGAGGGCTTCGTACACGCCCTTCCTCGCCACCACACCCGCTGCATAGAGGGCCGAGAGCACGGCGAGGAGCAGGCCGCTCGCCACGTTGAGGGCCGCATTCTGCGCGGTGAGGGCGAAGGTATAGCTCCCCCCGACGAGGACCTCGGAGAGCCCCTCCATGGACGAGATGGGATGCGAGGCAAAGTAGAGCACCACGGGGACACCGATCCCCATGCCGAGGAACGTCCCCGCAATCCCGTAGAAGAGCCCCTCGAGAGCGATGATCCCCACGAGCCCCCTCCTGGTGAGGCCTATGGCCCTGAGCGTGCCGAACTCGCGTATCCTGTCGAAGGCATTCATGAGTACCGCGTTGACCACGAGGGAGGCCCCCACCACCAGCACCGTGAGATTCATGAACAGCACGACGATATCGAAGAGCGTGATGAAGATCACGAGCGACCCCTGGAGTTCCTTCCAGGTCCAGGCCTCGGCTCCCCACCGATCCAACAGGGGAGCAATCCCTGCCTTCACCGCATCCGCATCCTCAGGATCCTCACAGACCACACGAATCTCGGTCACCTCGGAGATCCCAAGGAGTTCCTGGGCCGCCTCCCGCGAAACGAAGACCATCCGCTCGTCAAAGGAGGTGGAGTCCGTGGAGAAGAGCCCCTCCACCACGAAGGCGAGATAGTACGGCTCACCGAGCGGCCCTTCGGAGAGGAGGAAGACCTCGTCCCCCCGCCCCACCCCCAAAAGACGGGCCATCCGCCTGGAGATCACCACCCCGGTCTTCCTGGAGAGGAAACGTCCCTCCAGGTCTTCCCTCACCCGAGGATAGAACCCTGTGTCGGGATCGAGCCCCACCCCTTCCACCATCACGTGCCGACCCTCGCTACCGATGAGCACAGCCCCAAAACGGATCATAGCCTCGACCCGAACCACACCCGCCTTCCTCTCAAGAGCGGGCATGATATCCGGAGACACGAGGATCGAAAGATCATACGGATTGAGCGATTCCCGGTACCCTTTCCCGGTGATCTGCAGATGTCCGGTTTCCTCGGTGAGAGAGGCGAAGAACCTCACCCGCATTCCTTCCAGCATTCCCCCCAACACCTGGAGGGCGGCCACAGCGATGGCCACCGCCGCGACGATGAGCACGGTGCGCCTCTTGTGCCGCAGGAGCGAGAGTGCCGCCATCTTAAGGAACATCGTGGATCCTCCCGTCCTTCAGGTGAACGACCCTTTCCGCGAACCGCATGGTCTCGTGGTCATGCGTCGAAAAGATGAAGGTGACCCCCTCCTCCCGATTGAGGCGACGCATCTCTTCGAGAATCCCCTTTCCGGTCTCGGAATCGAGATTGGCCGTGGGCTCGTCTGCGATGACGAGACGGGGGTTGTGGACGAGCGCCCTGGCGATCGCCACCCGCTGCCGCTGTCCCCCAGAAAGCTCGTCCGGCCGGTGGGAAGCGTACTCGGAAAGTCCCACGAGGGCGAGGAGCTCCTCGACCCTCCTCTTCCTCTCATCCCTCGGCCGTCTCTTGAGCACGAGGGGGATCTCCACGTTCTCCGCCACGGTGAGCACCGGTATGAGGTTGAAACTCTGAAAGATGAATCCTATGTGCTCCCTCCTCATCCGAGCCTCCTCGTCGTCCGAGAGCCCCGCCACGTCGGTGCCGTCAAACAACACACGTCCCGAGGTGGGTCTATCGATACACCCCACGATGTTGAGAAGGGTGGTCTTCCCGCATCCGGAGGGACCCATCAGGGCCACGAACTCCCCCTGGGCGATCTCCAGACTCACTCCCCTCAGTGCATGCACCACCGTCCTTCCAAGGTGATAGTCCTTGTGCACCTCGTAAAGCTCTACGAGCGCCATGTGGAAACCTCCTGATCTAGAAGTGGATACGCATCCCGCACTCGAGACGCAACGCCTCGGGGTGTCTCCCGTACCACGAGTCCTCTCCTCCCCACACCCACCCCACCCGTACCCAGTCCTCCACCCCACCCGACACCCGCCCCCCCGCCCCGGGCCTCACCCCCACCTCCCCCCACCCCATCCCGCTCCCGTCACCGGCCGCGCACACCCCTCCCCCCTTCACCCATCCCCACTCCTCCACCTCCACCCCCACCTCCCCCTGCACGCTCCACCCCTCCCTGTACTCCCCCAGCACCCCCTCCTCCTGCCACACCCCCTCGCCCACCACACTCACCGTCCCCCACCCCAGCCCCGCACCCACTCCAACGACCCCGCCCCCAGCCACGCCCCCTCCACCCCCTCCCACGCCACCTCCACCGCCCCCACCACCTCCCCGACCCCCACACTCACCCATCCACCCGGCCGCTCCACCTCATCCTCCCTCCACACCACACTCACCCCCACCTCAGCCACATCTCCCACCCACCCATCCACCATCCCCGCCCACACGAGCCGTTCCTCCACCCCATCCCCCTCCCTCATCCCCACGAACCCCGCACCCCACACCCCGGCCCCCCTGGACACCCGCACCCCCACCCCATCCACCCCCACCGCATCCTCACCCCGCCAACGGTGGAGCCCATCCACGGGGTGCACCCCGTAGCACACCCCGAGCGGCACCACCTGCCTCCCCACCCGGACGGCACCCCACTCCCCCACCCCCTGCTCCACATACCCCTCGTAGAGGACCACCTCCCCCTCCCACCCCCCCACATCGTCCGCCATCCCCTCCACACCCACAAGCACCACCCCTCTTCCCCCCTCATCCCCAAGCTCCACCCTCACCCTCCCCTCCATCCCCTTCTCCAACCACTCCTCACCCAACCAGTCCTCCACCCACTCCCGTGCCCGCACATACCCGAACACCCCCTCGAGCGATCCGGAGACCACCTGCCCCCAGAGAAGCCCCCCGACCAGAAACCACGGCACCACCAATCGCCTCATACCACACCTCCTATCTCGTGAGCCCTCCAAGCGAAAAACGCTCATCCGGAAGCCCCTCCACCGCCTCCATGGTGCGCACCTCCACCACCGAGTAGGCCCCCTCCTGTTCCAGGGACTCCACCCGCCAGCGCGTCGGCCGCACCCTCCCCGCCACATCCTTGAGACCCGAGAACCACAACACCTTAAGAAGAAACCCCGACTTGGAGTAGAACTCCATTTTCCAGGGGATGGCCCCCTCCTTCACGATCCAGACCCGCAACCTCCCGTAGGGCGCAGCCCTGTGCGCCGCCTTCGCATCCACCACATACGCCTCCACGATCCCCAGTTCGGGATGCTCCACCCGTTCCGTCCCCGCGAGCACGGCAGTATAGTCGTCCGAGTACTGAGGATCGCTCACATCGTGATTGGAGAAGAGACTCCCCTGGAACGAAGCCGTAGCAGAGAGCCGGACCGCTCGCCGCGACCCCGCGTGTGGATTGAACATCCACAACGCCCCCTCCTTCTGAAGGAAGCGGAGCCCCTTCGACCGGGCAGGCTCCATGATCTCCATCAACGTCCCCACCCCCTCCTTGTACCACGCCTCGAAGACCATGGGCGCCGGATCCCTTCTGTCCGGATAGTCGGTCTCGAGCGAGAAGACCGCATGGTACTCCGGAGGGGCGATCGCCCGCTCCATCTCCCTGAGGAGGCGATCCGCCTCCCCTTCCTGTGCACCCAGCGTCGCCACCCCCACGAACGAGAGCAGGACCATCATCCATCTCATCGATCACCTCCATCCAAAGTAGATCTATGCGAGAGAACCTCCTCCACGAACGAGAGGTACCGTTGGAACTCCCGCCTTCCCTTTTTCGTGAGAAAGTAGACGGTCTGCACCCCATCCCCCACCAACTCCTTCTCCTTCCCCACGTAGCCCGCCCTCACGAGCTTCTCGAGATGCGCATACAGTGCGCCGTCGGTGAGCCCGAGGGCCCTCTTGAGCCCGAGGAACGAAGCCCTCCCGTCCCTATAAAGGATGGTGATAAGAGAAAGCCTCGTCCGCTCGAAGAACACCTGATCAAACTGGGTGTAGAGCATCCTGCTCGAACCTCCTCTCCCAGAACCGGAACGCCACCCCAGAAGCCACGTAGAAAAGCCCCACCATCACACCGCTTGCCAGATAGACCCACGACGAGGACCACCCCCCTATCCAAAGGAAGGCACCCACGAAGAGCAGCCCCATCGCAGGGACGAAGAGCTCCGGATAGCTCATGAGCCCATAGAACAGGAGAGGAATCGACCCCACCATCACGTAAAGCCCCGGCACATCCCTTCCCGTATCGAGGAGGGCATAGATAAGAGCCCCGCACACCACCACCACCCCGAAGGCCGCGAGCATAAGGCGCACCATTCGGGGAGAGAAGAGCAGCATGCCGAACCGTCTGCTCTGGCGAACCCAGGACACCGTCTCGCCCACCGCCCCCACCACCACCAGGGGGAGCCATACCCCCAGGAAACACTGGTGCTCCGACCAGCCGAGACGCCCCACCCACCACGAGAGGAACGTGCCAAGAAACACGAGGAGACCCCACAAGAAGAAGGCCCAGGCCTCCACCAGAGGATACCCCTCCCGCTCCGTGAGGATACGCTTTATCTCCTTGATGTCCTCGAGGTACTGTTCGAGATCCCTATCCATACCACCTCCGCTTTGCATCACAAAACGACTTTGCAACACAAAGTATACGCCACAAAACCACTCCTGTCAACACCACTCAGAGAGAACCGTCCTCACTCCCCGCCGAGGAGCGCCTCGACCAGCCGTTCCAGGTCGTCCCTGGAGAAATAGGCGATCTCCACCACCCCCCGCTCGAGCGAACCCTTGATCCGCACCTTGGTCCCCAACCGCTCGATACACCGATCCTCCAGGTCCCTGAGAAAGGGATCCCTCGCGCGCTCATCCGCCGGCGTCTTCCGACCCGCGGCATCCCCCGCAACCCTCGCAGCCCGACGCTCCGCCTCACGCACCGAGAGCCCCTCCTTCACGATCTGGGAGAACAAGCGCCTTCGGCCCTCATCATCCGGCACGGAGAGGATGGCCCTCGCATGCCCCGGCGTGATCGTCCGCTCGTCGAGCGCCCGCTGCATCTCCTCGGGAAGCTGGAGCAACCTGAGGGCATTGGCGATCACGGGCCTGCTCTTTCCCAACCGCTCTGCGAGTTGCTCCTGCGTGAGGCCTGCGTGCTCCATGAGGGCACGGTAGGCCTGCGCCTCCTCGATGGGGGTCAGGTCCTCCCGCTGGATGTTCTCTATGAGGGCGATCTCCAGACGCTCCTGCTCGGTGAAGGAACGGACGATCACCGGTACGGTCGTACGCCCTGCGAGCTTCGCCGCCCTGTATCGCCGCTCCCCTGCCACGATCCTGAACTTCCCCCCGGGAAGCTCCTCCACGAGGAGCGGCTGGAGCACCCC from Spirochaeta thermophila DSM 6192 includes these protein-coding regions:
- a CDS encoding cation:proton antiporter, encoding MIHEHVLVHLAVILVLAKYGSALFVRLKLPPVLGMLLAGLLLGPSGLHLLEADVAIQWLARLGVIFLLFAAGLETDLDQMRQQGRISVLVALGGVLLPFLAGMGLEFAYGASSAKAAVMGTMLTATSVSVTVMALIDLKRLRSPEGTTILSAAVIDDVIGFLLLTFSFAIYGGGEHILWVIAKVVLYFGVTFLVGSFLFRPFMELSRRIHIEKAVVSMGIALCFIFAWAAEQVGVAEITGAYLAGLYLSQTEFRRTILEGIEDLGQSFFVSIFFITIGLETYIEGISGDPVYIVLLASIALFTKLIGAGSGALLGGFSPIQALRVGVGMIPRGEVALIVASMAMDRGIFSHVEFSLTVLVVVITALIPPPVLKLSYRGSA
- a CDS encoding ABC transporter permease, coding for MYLMWLGYRNVLRNRRRSILMLLGLSIGTALLIFGMGWVRGYFTTVYRNIIDFDTGHIQVYHPDFLEEEVRTPLEYSIEDYRGWRARLASLPGVAVAAGRIEVPARLSWRGRQVYVRLRGIDPPEEARLTTIEGAVVEGAFLVGRSGLLLGKELADRLGVGVGDPIAVRVMDRYGVENVDVFPVQGLFSFGYPVMDRNMAFMDLESLQRLLDMGDGVTHLVIRLEPPLPVEKGLLLVSSALEGSPYRAYRWEEFAKALVAAVQADSGSFVVFLAILFILTGANILNSFSMSVYERTREFATLRAMGMRRATLRGMILSEASVLAVGGTILGWILSAGAVWYLSTQGLDVSKYLPSDLPMPFGTRFYGDYRWYDFLIAGGFTSLLSWVAAVLPSRRASRLVIAEALREVR
- a CDS encoding ABC transporter permease, whose translation is MFLKMAALSLLRHKRRTVLIVAAVAIAVAALQVLGGMLEGMRVRFFASLTEETGHLQITGKGYRESLNPYDLSILVSPDIMPALERKAGVVRVEAMIRFGAVLIGSEGRHVMVEGVGLDPDTGFYPRVREDLEGRFLSRKTGVVISRRMARLLGVGRGDEVFLLSEGPLGEPYYLAFVVEGLFSTDSTSFDERMVFVSREAAQELLGISEVTEIRVVCEDPEDADAVKAGIAPLLDRWGAEAWTWKELQGSLVIFITLFDIVVLFMNLTVLVVGASLVVNAVLMNAFDRIREFGTLRAIGLTRRGLVGIIALEGLFYGIAGTFLGMGIGVPVVLYFASHPISSMEGLSEVLVGGSYTFALTAQNAALNVASGLLLAVLSALYAAGVVARKGVYEALTHV
- a CDS encoding ABC transporter ATP-binding protein, producing the protein MALVELYEVHKDYHLGRTVVHALRGVSLEIAQGEFVALMGPSGCGKTTLLNIVGCIDRPTSGRVLFDGTDVAGLSDDEEARMRREHIGFIFQSFNLIPVLTVAENVEIPLVLKRRPRDERKRRVEELLALVGLSEYASHRPDELSGGQRQRVAIARALVHNPRLVIADEPTANLDSETGKGILEEMRRLNREEGVTFIFSTHDHETMRFAERVVHLKDGRIHDVP
- a CDS encoding outer membrane lipoprotein-sorting protein, whose protein sequence is MRWMMVLLSFVGVATLGAQEGEADRLLREMERAIAPPEYHAVFSLETDYPDRRDPAPMVFEAWYKEGVGTLMEIMEPARSKGLRFLQKEGALWMFNPHAGSRRAVRLSATASFQGSLFSNHDVSDPQYSDDYTAVLAGTERVEHPELGIVEAYVVDAKAAHRAAPYGRLRVWIVKEGAIPWKMEFYSKSGFLLKVLWFSGLKDVAGRVRPTRWRVESLEQEGAYSVVEVRTMEAVEGLPDERFSLGGLTR
- a CDS encoding transcriptional regulator, whose protein sequence is MLYTQFDQVFFERTRLSLITILYRDGRASFLGLKRALGLTDGALYAHLEKLVRAGYVGKEKELVGDGVQTVYFLTKKGRREFQRYLSFVEEVLSHRSTLDGGDR
- a CDS encoding ParB/RepB/Spo0J family partition protein produces the protein MAKRGLGKGIDALLGGGLDFSEEEGSLREVEVERLVPQEGQPRKHFDEAALEDLARSIKEKGVLQPLLVEELPGGKFRIVAGERRYRAAKLAGRTTVPVIVRSFTEQERLEIALIENIQREDLTPIEEAQAYRALMEHAGLTQEQLAERLGKSRPVIANALRLLQLPEEMQRALDERTITPGHARAILSVPDDEGRRRLFSQIVKEGLSVREAERRAARVAGDAAGRKTPADERARDPFLRDLEDRCIERLGTKVRIKGSLERGVVEIAYFSRDDLERLVEALLGGE